CTCCTCCTGGCTCAGATCCGGGTTACCGCCGGTCACGCCGGGAATACCCGCCGTGATGAAGTTGGTGACGTCGTAGCCGTCCGGCACCAGTTGAGCGCAGTTGTCGGCGCGGAACTGGGTGCCCGAGTCGATGTTCTGCACCGAGCAGGGATCATCGAGAAAGGGGTAGAAGGCCGGCTGCTGCGGCGAGAACAGCTCCGCGATGTTCGGCGCACGCACCGCTTCGGAGTAGGTGCTGCGGAAGGTGAGGCCGCCGACGGGCGACCAACGACCGCCCACGGACCAGGCCGTGTTGGTGCCGATGGTGCTGTAGTCGGCGAAGCGAGCCGCGCCGGTGAGCTCCAGGTACTGAATACCGGGGAGGTCTTCGAGGAGCGGCGCCTGCAATTCCACGAAGTACTCGAAGACGTCGAAGTCGCCCGCCAGTGGCAGGCGCGCGTTGCCGTTCGAGCCGTTCCACGTGTTGAGCGAGAGTTCCTCGTCGGACACGATGAACTCGCTCTGCTCCTCGCGGTACTCGAGACCCACGACCCAGCCCACGGGGCCGGCCGGCAGCTCGAACAGGCTGGTCGAGGTGCCCGCGAGTGAGGCGAACACCACGTTCTGTTGCAACTCCGAGGTGTCGACGGCGTTCACGTAGACGAAGTCCGCGTACTCCTCCGTGGCCGCGTTACGGCCGAAGGGATTGAAGGGTACGCAGGAACCGTCGCCCGGCTGGAAGCTGACGAACTGGGTGAACTGGCCCGCGTTCGAGAAGTTGTTGGTGGAGAACTCCGGCGTGGGGAAGGTGGCCCCCACCCAGGGTAGGGCCGTCGGATCCAGATCCGAGCGGCAGACGATCTCGCCCGTGGCTGGATCCACCACCGTGTCGAGGGCGGCGTAGAAGCGATCCTCCAGACGGGTGCCTTCGTTGTTCACCTCAACGTCCGTCTTGCCGTAGTTGTAGGACACCTCGTAGTTCATGCCGCCGAAGAGCTCGAGGTCACCGTCGATCCCCACCACTACTCGCACCGTGTCGCGCTCTACCGTGGTGCGGGGGAGCACCGCGAGGTCCGAGGTGTCGCGGGAGGAGCCGAAGCCGTAGAAGGTGCCGTCGTTCGGGTTGGGGCCGATGATGCCGAGCCCCTGCAGCTCCTCGATCTGCGCGGCGAGAGCCGCTGGGATGAAGGGGTTGTCGTAAGCGATGGGGATGGCGTCGTTGAAGTCCGCCACGCCCTGGCGCTCGGAGTTCTTCGAGTACGCGTACTTGCTCTCGACGAAGAAGCGCAGGGCCTCGTTGACCTCGAAGCTAGCGTTCAAGTTCGCCACTACGCGATCCTGCTGCGGCAGCAAGGTGCCGAGGTCCGTGCCCAGGCCATCGCCCACCAGGAAGCTCTGGGAAGTGTTGGAGAACAGGCCCGGATCGTAGGCACGCGGCACGCCGTTGGTGGGCGAGTCGATCACCTGCAGGATGGGGATGTTGGTGCCCGGGAAGAAGGGCACCGGCGTGCCGCTGGGGTTGCCGGAGATGAAGCTGTCGATCGCGCCGAAGGAGTCGATGGTCGACAGATCAAACACCCCGAGGGGGCTCGAGATCGGGTTGCCCGCCGGGCGCACGAACACCCGCGCCGCGTCGGGATTCAGTCCTGTAGCGGCGGCGATCTCCGGCGTGTTGTTGATGTCGTTGCCGATGTTGGGGCCGGTGAAGTCGCGGTCGAAGTCGAACACCTCGTTGTTGCGCAGGTACTCGATGCCGAAGACCACGTCGCCGCGGCTGTCGGCGAACTCGAAGCCGCCCGCGGCGCTCAGCAGGTACTCCTCCGCGTCGCTACGCCCGGACACGCCGCTGCGCGCGCTGAACTCGATGCCGTCGAAGTCACTGCCATCGCGCAGGATGAAGTTCACCACGCCGGTGACGGCGTCGGCGCCGTAGACCGAGGATGCGCCGCCCGTGAGCGTCTCCACCTGCTTCACCATCGTGTTGGGGATGGTGTTGATGTCCACGGCGGCGGCACCCTGGGCGCCGGCCACGTGGCGCCGTCCGTTCACCAGCACGAGCGTGCGCACGGTCCCGAGGCCTCGCAAGTTGAGGAAGCCGATACCGAGGTCACTGTCGGTCGAGCCCGGTTGGCCAGCGGCCGGGTCTTGCAGGGCGGAGAAGTTGGCGGGCAGTGACTGATTGAGCGCGGGTGTTTCGCGCAGCAACTCGCCCATGTCCACCTGGCCGCCGGTGCGGATCTGCTCGCCGCCCAGCACCTGCACGGGACTTGCCGAGGAGATCGCACTGTCCGTCGCGATGCGTGAGCCCGTCACGACCACCTCTTCGACGGACTCGCCTTCCTGCGCCCACGCGGCGCTCGATGCGATCGTGCACGCGATCGCCCCCATGCTGATGGTGCGGGCGATGCTCCCGCGACGTAGCCGATTCATCGGACTCTCCCCTGTCGTATGCAGGGCGCCAAGTCCTAGGTTCCGCCACGTTCGTGGTGGTCTCATCCTTGGTCACTACCCGCGCGCTGGCCAATGACGGACGCCTTCCGGGCGGCCGCCATCTCTCAGGAGCTTCAGGAGCAAATTAGGTGCCAAGTTTGCTGATCAACCGGGCCGGTGGACGGAATCATCATTGACAACGATGGCAATATGCGCGCGAGAACGCCTGGCAGGCCCTTGCAACCGACTGCAAGGCCCCCGGGTGGGCGAAGCCATCAAGTTGCACTATCAAGCATTCGCGGCGATCGAGCCTGCGTGGGGCGTGCGTCCGTCTAGCTCGCCGTGCCCTGGGTCACAAGAACGCGCAGTGTGCACTGCAAAAGTGCAGTGCGAAGCACGCGAGCCGGGGGCAGGCATCGTGCACGCGGCGCCTTGGTATCGTTACCAACGCCGAACCGAAGCGATGTGCTAGGTCATGCCCCATTCGGTATGTTGGCCGCGAACGGAAGGGGCGGCAATTCTTCGGGACCCGATTGCGCCGCGCATCCTGGTGAGATCGCTGCGCGTCGCAGGCACAATCGGCAACGCCCATCTCGGCTTTATAAGGAGTCCGCGCATGCGCACGCCGTTTCGATCCTGCCTCTTGAGCTGCCTCGCGCTCCTCGCCACCGACGTCACGCTCGCAGAGGGTGCGCCGGAGCAAGACGCGATACTCGACGTGATCGACGAGTTCTTCCTCGCCCTGCAGGCGGGCGACGCAGACACTATGGACGCGCTGTTCCAACCCCACACCCGCACCGTGCTGGTCCTCCCCGACGAGGACGACGGCACCGCATCGATACGGGTGCGCGAGGCAGAAGAGACGGTCGAGCGTATGCGTTCGCCGCAGTGGGCCCCGTTCCGTGAGTCCTACTGGTCACCCACCGTGCTCCAGCGGGGGCGCCTGGCCACCGTGTGGATCCCCTACGTGCTGATCCGCGAAGAAGGCGGCTTCTCCCACTGCGGCATCGATCAGTTCACCCTGACCAAGGCGGACCGCTGGCGCATCGATTTCGTGGCCTTCACGATCGAGCCGTCGCGCGGGGCCTGCGCCGAGCTGGGCCAGCCGGACGACGATGCTGCCCGACGCCCGACATTCCCGGAATAGCACCGCGTCAGCAGCCGCCCTCCTCCACCAGGTAGGCCACCACGAGGGTCATCGCATTGGCCTTCGGCTCCGCGGCCCGGGCCGCTCGCTGGGCGTAGCGGATGATGGCCGCGACGTCGAAGAGCTCCTTTGTCGGCCGGCAGTACACCTCGCCCAGAAAGTCCGTGCGCTCATCGAGCGTGGCGATCATGTCGAGGGAGCCGCCGATGTAGGCGTTGAGCAGGGGACTGTTTTCGCAGGATCCTTCCACCCGCTCGCAGATGCCTTGGAAGTCCGCGACAGTCATCGCCCCACTCGTGGTCGGCAGCGCGAGCGCCAGTGCGATTACCAGCACGACGCCTCGAGCCGCCGCTATCAGTGAATATCTCATGCTGTATGCCCCTTGCGATGATTAAAATAAAACAATAATCTATTGTTGTTTTAGTTGAATCGCAAGGGGTGCGCAGATGACCCGACAGTTCTCACAGCTGGTAGCCTGGACGTGCGCTGGCCTGATCCTCCTGCAAGTGTTGCTGGCGGTGTACGCCTGCATCGACATCGGCGCCTTCGCCCGCCTCAGCCAGCGCACCCTGGCCTTGCCGATCCAGTGGATAAGCGTGCAAACGGTCCAGTGGTACGCGCTGCTCGCCATCACCATCGCCCTCGCGCTGCCGGGCGTGGCCGCGCTCTACTTCCTGCGCCGCCCCTTCACCAAGTTCGCCCAGGGCGAGTTCTTCAACGACGCCAACAGCCGCGACCTGCGGCGCTTCGCCGTGTTGTTGCTGGTGCAGGCACTCCTGCGACCGCTGCACCTGGCCCTCGCCAGCGTCGTGCTGTCCCTCAACCACCCGCCCGGCCAGAAGCTCCTGAGCCTCACGGTGGGCAGCCACGAGCTGCAGGCGATCGGCCTCGCGCTGGTGTTCTGGGTGCTGGCCAGCCTGCTCCTCGAAGGCGCTCGCCTGCAGAGCGAAAACCGGCAGTTCGTCTGACATGCCCATTCGCACCACCCTGGACGTCGTGATGTCCCAGCGGCGCATCACCGGTAAGGAGCTCGCCACCATCGTCGGCATCACCGAACAAAACCTTTCGCTACTGCGAACGGGCAAGGTAAAGGGCGTGCGCTTCTCCACCCTCGAGAAGCTGTGCGAGGCCCTCGCCTGCCAACCGGGAGATCTGATGGTGTTCGAACCATCAGCCGAGGAGGAATGAGCGAACGGCAGATGCGAGCGCACGCCCCGGCCACGGAGGCCGACCTCGACGCGGCCGTGGCGGCGCTCACCTTGCCGGAGAAGATCGGTCAGCTGGTGCAGACCGACGTGGCCCACGCGAGCCCCGCTGAGGTTCGCGAGCATGCCCTGGGGTCACTGATCAGCACCATTCCCGATGGCTCCCTCGGCACGGGTGCGGCCTGGCGCGAGATGTTCGATGGCTTCCAACGCGAAGCCCTGCGCACCCGAACGGGCATACCGCTGGTGTTCGGCATCGACGCCGTGCACGGTCACGCCTACTTCGACGGTCCGGCCGTGATCCTGCCCCACAACATCGGCATCGGCGCCACGCGCAACCCCGCCCTCGCCGAGCAGCTCGCCCAGGTGACCGCCCGGGAGCTCTCCGCCACGGGCATCCGCTGGACCTTTGCGCCCACGATCGCCGTGGCGCGCAACATCCGCTGGGGCCGCACTTACGAGTCCTACGGGGAAGATGTCTCCCTGCAGCGGCTGTTCGCCGGCCCGATGGTGAGGGGCCTGCAGGGCGAGGACCTGCGCGCGCCGCATACGGTGGGTGCCACCGCCAAGCACTTCATCGCCGATGGCGCGACCACGAACGGCGTCGACCGCGGCAACGCCGAACTGAGTGATCAAAAGCTGCGCGCAATGCACCTGCCCGGGTTCGTCGACGCGATCGATGCTGGCGTGGTCTCCATCATGGCCTCCTTCAGCTCGCTGAACGGGGAGATGATCCACGCCTCCAAGGCGCTACTCACCGATCTCCTGAAGCACGAGTTGGGCTTCGATGGCGTCGTGGTGACCGACTGGGAGGGCGTGCGCATGGGCGAGCTCACGCTCAAGCAAGCGCTGCTGGCCGGCGTCGACATGTTCATGCTGGTGCAGTCCTGGCGCGAGGGCCTGCCGGAGATGATTCAGCTCGTCGAGGACGGCGAGGTGCCCGTGTCCCGCATCGACGATGCCGTGCGCCGAGTGTTGCGCATGAAGCTGCGCCTGGGCCTCTTCGACGCCCCCCTCAGCAGCACCGTCTGCGCCGACGCGATCGGCTCGCCGGCGCACCGCGCCGTGGCACGCCAAGCCGTGCGCGAGTCGTTGGTGCTGCTCAAGAACGCCGATGGCACGCTGCCCTTGGCGAAGACGTGCAAGGTGATCGTGGTGGGCCCTCACGCGGATAACGTCGCCTACCAGTGCGGCGGGTGGACCAAGAAGTGGCAGGGCGCTCACGACGACCTCTACGGCCACCCCGCCCGGCCCGTGCAAGGGGCGACCAGCATTCTGGAAGGCATTCGGGGCTTGATAGGCGACGCGCAGGTGCTCGACGGCGGCGTGGACGGCCAGCGCGACGACGCCGACGTGGTCATCGTCGTGATCGGCGAGACGCCCTACGCCGAGGGCGAGGGCGACCGCGCCGCCGAGGCGCTGGTGCTGGAGGATGCGCAGCGCGATCTCATCCGCTGGTACCACGACGCTGGCAAGACGGTGATCACCGTGCTCATCACGGGTCGGCCGCTGCTGGTGCACGAGGAGATCGAGCGCTCCGATGCCTTCGTCGTCGCCTGGCTACCGGGTTCGGAGGGCGCGGGCCTCGCCGACGTCCTCTTCGGCGACCACCCGTTCCGCGGCAAGCTCGGCTTCTCGTGGCCCCGCGAGGCGAACCAGATTCCCTTGCACGTGGGCGATGAACCCTACTCCCCCCTCTTCGAGCTCGGTTTCGGCCTCACCTACTAATTGCCTTCGCTTCAGAACACCCCCGGCGTGCAGCCCACGAGATCGAGGTTCTCGGCGATCCCCCCGTAGGGCTCAGGCGCCTGGGTGAAGAAGGGCGCACTGGTCTCGAAGGGCGCCCCGTAGCCCTCGGCGGAGAGGCCCTCGATGTCGAAGGTGTCCGGCGCATCCCAGTCCGTACACCAGACGCCGCTGGCGCGGCTCAGGGAGTCGGAGAAGCTGCTGGTGGGGTCGGCCAGGTCGTAGAGCGCATCCAGCTCCGCCTCGCCCGCCCCCAGCAGCTCGGCGACACCGGTGGTAAAGGCACCGATGCCGTCGCGACGGTTGACCAACACCACCTCCTCGCAGCCGAGCGCCTGCAACACCTGCGTCGGCACCGGATCGGTCCAACCGCCGGCAGACACGCGACCGTCCGGTAACTCCAAGGCTCGCGCGAGGCCCGGCTCGGCTGGCGACAGGGTGAGGATCTCGCGCCAGGGCGCTTCGCCCAGGCTGGTGAAGCGCTGGCTCTTGAAGTCGGGGAAGTCGCTCGCGAGGCGCGCCTCGGCGCGGGCGATGTCCGAGCTGCGTCCCCAGTAGCCAAAGCGAATGTCGTCGAAGCTCACGTCCCAGCTGATCGCCTGGGCGGCCAGGTAGTCCGCGCGCGCTTGCACGTAGATATCCACGGCGTCGTCCTGGAGCACGGCGGTGGTCACGGCCATCTGCACGTAGCGGCCGATCGGATCGTCCAGGCGCGAAGGCGTGTTCTCGTCGAGGGTGGCGAGGTAGTCGTCGAACAGCGTCGAGAAGGCCTCGCCGCAAGTGCTATCACCCGCCGGGAGGGTGGCGACCGTGGGCCAGTCCATGAAGCGACCGGGCACGGCGCACGCATCGACCAGGGTGCGTGCGGCGTCGACGTCGTACTCGCCGTAGGCGGCTAGGAAATTCCCTAGGCGGCCGACGATCTCCGCGA
This genomic stretch from Pseudomonadota bacterium harbors:
- a CDS encoding TonB-dependent receptor translates to MNRLRRGSIARTISMGAIACTIASSAAWAQEGESVEEVVVTGSRIATDSAISSASPVQVLGGEQIRTGGQVDMGELLRETPALNQSLPANFSALQDPAAGQPGSTDSDLGIGFLNLRGLGTVRTLVLVNGRRHVAGAQGAAAVDINTIPNTMVKQVETLTGGASSVYGADAVTGVVNFILRDGSDFDGIEFSARSGVSGRSDAEEYLLSAAGGFEFADSRGDVVFGIEYLRNNEVFDFDRDFTGPNIGNDINNTPEIAAATGLNPDAARVFVRPAGNPISSPLGVFDLSTIDSFGAIDSFISGNPSGTPVPFFPGTNIPILQVIDSPTNGVPRAYDPGLFSNTSQSFLVGDGLGTDLGTLLPQQDRVVANLNASFEVNEALRFFVESKYAYSKNSERQGVADFNDAIPIAYDNPFIPAALAAQIEELQGLGIIGPNPNDGTFYGFGSSRDTSDLAVLPRTTVERDTVRVVVGIDGDLELFGGMNYEVSYNYGKTDVEVNNEGTRLEDRFYAALDTVVDPATGEIVCRSDLDPTALPWVGATFPTPEFSTNNFSNAGQFTQFVSFQPGDGSCVPFNPFGRNAATEEYADFVYVNAVDTSELQQNVVFASLAGTSTSLFELPAGPVGWVVGLEYREEQSEFIVSDEELSLNTWNGSNGNARLPLAGDFDVFEYFVELQAPLLEDLPGIQYLELTGAARFADYSTIGTNTAWSVGGRWSPVGGLTFRSTYSEAVRAPNIAELFSPQQPAFYPFLDDPCSVQNIDSGTQFRADNCAQLVPDGYDVTNFITAGIPGVTGGNPDLSQEEATTFTVGLVWQPDLLPGLRMIVDYYDIEIESAIGALSALRISQACVDLSSTDNQFCPLIQRAPEGFITFHQAGQVNLGALETSGIDFGLDYTFSLGRYGDLFVGVTGTHLLDFREFQDPIDQTVFEDRVEEFGFPDWIMNFSANWRMDKFSLGWAARLETSQLLPTIQNAQVDADPLFVDPLRTGNGMVHDFNLAYAATDKINVYGGINNAFDEDPYLGSLARPAGPRGRFMFAGVTVRTN
- a CDS encoding glycoside hydrolase family 3 N-terminal domain-containing protein; the protein is MSERQMRAHAPATEADLDAAVAALTLPEKIGQLVQTDVAHASPAEVREHALGSLISTIPDGSLGTGAAWREMFDGFQREALRTRTGIPLVFGIDAVHGHAYFDGPAVILPHNIGIGATRNPALAEQLAQVTARELSATGIRWTFAPTIAVARNIRWGRTYESYGEDVSLQRLFAGPMVRGLQGEDLRAPHTVGATAKHFIADGATTNGVDRGNAELSDQKLRAMHLPGFVDAIDAGVVSIMASFSSLNGEMIHASKALLTDLLKHELGFDGVVVTDWEGVRMGELTLKQALLAGVDMFMLVQSWREGLPEMIQLVEDGEVPVSRIDDAVRRVLRMKLRLGLFDAPLSSTVCADAIGSPAHRAVARQAVRESLVLLKNADGTLPLAKTCKVIVVGPHADNVAYQCGGWTKKWQGAHDDLYGHPARPVQGATSILEGIRGLIGDAQVLDGGVDGQRDDADVVIVVIGETPYAEGEGDRAAEALVLEDAQRDLIRWYHDAGKTVITVLITGRPLLVHEEIERSDAFVVAWLPGSEGAGLADVLFGDHPFRGKLGFSWPREANQIPLHVGDEPYSPLFELGFGLTY
- a CDS encoding DUF2975 domain-containing protein, giving the protein MTRQFSQLVAWTCAGLILLQVLLAVYACIDIGAFARLSQRTLALPIQWISVQTVQWYALLAITIALALPGVAALYFLRRPFTKFAQGEFFNDANSRDLRRFAVLLLVQALLRPLHLALASVVLSLNHPPGQKLLSLTVGSHELQAIGLALVFWVLASLLLEGARLQSENRQFV
- a CDS encoding helix-turn-helix transcriptional regulator, giving the protein MPIRTTLDVVMSQRRITGKELATIVGITEQNLSLLRTGKVKGVRFSTLEKLCEALACQPGDLMVFEPSAEEE